A DNA window from Vagococcus penaei contains the following coding sequences:
- a CDS encoding MFS transporter, translating into MSKEQKKVLYATSAGIALENMDIMFLAFSLSSIIQTFQISSTEAGLIATVTNLGMLVGGIFFGLMADRIGRVKVFSYTVIVFSVASLFMFFASNIYLVYLFRFIAGLGAGGEYGACMSLVSETFDKKKLGKATSVVAIGAQVGAILAAVLASLIIPLFGWKMLYVIGVLPVLLVLWIRRDIKEPVAFKETQTTQQTPRFGLLFKNGATTWQTIGLSTMVTVQIAGYFGLMNWLPKIMQDQLGLSVSGSSLWMVSTIVGMSLGMMTFGTVMDKLGPRRSFGIFLVASALSVYLLTFAKGQWSLLIAAVIVGYFINGMYGGYGAIISRLYPTEIRATANNFIMNVGRAIGGFSSVVIGFLMDNYNLTVVVMFLSVIYLISLIVMLTLPGLKNYQTLV; encoded by the coding sequence GTGTCTAAAGAACAAAAAAAGGTTTTATATGCCACGTCGGCAGGTATTGCATTAGAAAATATGGATATTATGTTTTTAGCGTTTTCGCTGTCCTCAATCATTCAAACGTTTCAAATTAGTTCGACAGAAGCTGGGTTAATTGCCACAGTAACTAATTTAGGAATGTTGGTAGGGGGTATTTTTTTTGGCCTAATGGCGGATAGAATCGGTCGTGTGAAGGTCTTTTCCTATACGGTCATTGTCTTTTCAGTTGCGTCTCTCTTTATGTTTTTTGCATCGAATATTTACTTGGTTTATCTGTTTCGTTTTATTGCAGGGCTTGGAGCTGGTGGTGAGTACGGGGCATGTATGTCATTAGTATCAGAAACATTTGATAAAAAGAAATTAGGTAAAGCGACTTCTGTAGTAGCCATCGGTGCTCAAGTAGGAGCCATATTGGCAGCAGTATTAGCGTCATTAATTATTCCATTATTTGGTTGGAAAATGCTATATGTGATTGGCGTCCTACCAGTCTTACTAGTGTTATGGATTCGTCGCGATATCAAGGAACCAGTTGCATTTAAGGAAACCCAAACGACGCAACAAACACCGCGATTTGGTTTATTATTCAAAAATGGGGCTACCACTTGGCAAACGATTGGCTTATCAACGATGGTGACTGTACAAATTGCAGGATATTTCGGGTTAATGAACTGGTTACCTAAAATTATGCAAGATCAACTAGGTTTATCAGTTTCCGGGTCTTCATTGTGGATGGTTAGCACGATTGTGGGTATGTCACTCGGGATGATGACATTTGGGACAGTTATGGACAAATTAGGACCACGTCGTTCTTTTGGCATATTTCTCGTTGCATCAGCCTTATCTGTTTATCTGCTAACTTTCGCTAAAGGTCAGTGGTCATTGTTAATCGCAGCTGTCATTGTGGGCTATTTTATTAATGGAATGTACGGCGGATATGGTGCAATTATTAGTCGTTTATATCCAACAGAGATTAGGGCAACGGCGAATAATTTTATTATGAATGTTGGTCGCGCGATTGGTGGATTTTCTTCTGTTGTGATAGGTTTCTTAATGGATAATTATAATTTAACCGTTGTTGTAATGTTCTTATCTGTCATTTACTTAATTAGTTTAATTGTGATGCTGACTTTACCTGGCTTAAAAAATTATCAAACATTAGTCTAA
- a CDS encoding ammonium transporter, with protein sequence MIYCLICHRVWGGGFVAFYAFVVTRLILIIISKMTRIETTPEEQKVGLDQEFFREATYDE encoded by the coding sequence TTGATTTACTGCCTAATATGTCATAGGGTTTGGGGTGGCGGATTTGTTGCCTTTTATGCCTTTGTTGTTACACGTTTAATTTTAATCATTATTTCTAAAATGACACGTATTGAAACGACACCTGAAGAACAAAAAGTTGGTCTTGACCAAGAATTCTTCCGTGAAGCAACTTATGATGAATAA
- a CDS encoding VOC family protein: MTELTQKRHIGKVVLTVKDLVQMTQFYQKIIGMEVITQNSEAVVLGAKNNSQGLIVLQQATSDHLGRQTHGLFHLALLLPTREALGTMLQHLIDTTYPLTGASDHGYSEAIYLNDPEGNGIEIYWDKPTSEWDIQPDGQIIGVTEQMDIAGVLKIAQSHFNGLPSTSYLGHVHLAVADLKETAHFYHDVLNLDITLNLGGQALFFATEGYHHHIAANTWLGTDTAEFPLSGALGLAYYTLLVTQQERLSEMRQRLDEQNYPYKWDEMTSTLTVTDPTGILMKIELAQID; the protein is encoded by the coding sequence ATGACCGAATTAACGCAAAAAAGACATATTGGAAAAGTCGTTTTAACAGTCAAAGATTTAGTTCAAATGACACAATTTTATCAAAAAATAATTGGTATGGAGGTGATTACCCAGAATTCAGAGGCTGTCGTTTTAGGTGCTAAAAATAATTCTCAAGGATTAATTGTTTTGCAACAAGCAACTTCTGACCATTTAGGCCGACAAACACATGGACTATTCCACTTGGCTTTATTATTACCAACTAGAGAGGCTCTAGGTACAATGTTACAACATTTAATCGATACGACTTATCCATTGACTGGAGCGAGTGATCATGGTTATAGTGAGGCGATTTACTTAAATGATCCAGAAGGTAATGGGATTGAAATTTATTGGGATAAACCAACCTCTGAGTGGGATATTCAACCAGATGGACAAATTATTGGTGTGACTGAGCAGATGGATATTGCAGGTGTTCTAAAGATAGCACAATCACATTTTAACGGGTTACCATCGACTAGTTATTTAGGACATGTACATCTGGCAGTAGCTGATTTAAAAGAGACAGCGCATTTTTATCATGATGTATTAAATTTAGATATTACGCTTAATTTAGGTGGTCAAGCGTTATTTTTTGCAACAGAAGGTTACCATCACCATATTGCAGCGAATACTTGGCTTGGGACAGATACAGCAGAGTTTCCGTTATCTGGAGCACTTGGCTTAGCGTATTATACTTTGCTTGTGACACAGCAAGAACGTCTGAGTGAGATGCGTCAGCGCCTGGACGAACAAAATTATCCCTATAAATGGGATGAAATGACATCAACCTTGACAGTTACTGATCCTACAGGTATTTTGATGAAAATAGAATTGGCGCAAATTGATTAA
- a CDS encoding C69 family dipeptidase — MTQRIRSCTTFLVGKHASIDGSAMIARNEDGGDTPNPQKFVVVHPDEQPTEFKAAATGTLISLPDKPLKYTSTPDADKRFGVWGAAGINQANVAMTATETITTNPRILGLDPLVPEGIGEADILSLVLPYIHTAKEGVLRLGQLLATYGTNESNGIAFSDQEDVWYMETLGGHRWAAIRIPDDAYVIATNRLNIDLFDFDSDDTLYSADLPEFIQSHQLNPDAKVINLRHIFGSSSSKDTCYNNPRAWYVQRYFNPEIEQVPTDHELPFICRPAKKISIEDVKYVLSSHYQHTPFDPYGTTNDATRKQFRPIGINRNLETHILQIRSNMPTDIIGIHWLAFGPNTFNALVPFYASVNQTPACYRETPTIFNPNYMFWLSTLTAVLGDSHYDSYKNLATDTEQQVLAACRYIQYQTDQEYLNHDKTLPNLEAVNQKMADLAFAHANTLLGKMTEKGFGEMTLSFPLAD, encoded by the coding sequence ATGACTCAACGCATTCGTTCATGTACAACATTTTTAGTCGGTAAACACGCTTCTATTGATGGCTCAGCTATGATTGCCCGCAATGAAGATGGTGGAGATACACCCAATCCCCAAAAATTTGTCGTAGTTCATCCCGACGAACAACCCACAGAATTTAAAGCAGCTGCAACTGGCACATTAATTTCTTTACCTGATAAACCCTTAAAATATACATCCACACCAGATGCTGATAAGCGCTTTGGTGTTTGGGGAGCAGCTGGGATTAATCAAGCAAATGTTGCAATGACTGCCACAGAAACAATTACAACCAATCCTCGAATTTTAGGTCTTGATCCCTTAGTTCCAGAAGGTATTGGAGAAGCTGATATTCTAAGCTTAGTATTACCTTACATCCATACAGCGAAAGAAGGTGTGCTTAGATTGGGGCAGTTACTTGCAACTTACGGAACCAATGAATCAAACGGCATAGCTTTTTCAGATCAAGAAGACGTCTGGTATATGGAAACCCTTGGTGGTCATCGGTGGGCAGCTATTCGCATTCCTGATGATGCTTATGTTATTGCAACTAATCGACTAAATATTGATTTGTTTGATTTTGACTCAGACGATACTTTATATTCCGCTGATCTACCAGAATTTATTCAATCACATCAATTGAATCCGGATGCTAAAGTTATAAATTTACGACATATTTTTGGTAGCTCAAGTAGTAAAGATACTTGCTACAATAATCCCCGTGCTTGGTATGTCCAACGCTATTTTAATCCCGAAATAGAACAAGTACCTACTGATCATGAGTTACCTTTTATTTGTCGACCTGCAAAAAAAATTAGCATTGAAGACGTGAAATATGTTTTAAGTTCTCATTACCAACACACGCCATTCGATCCATATGGAACAACGAATGACGCAACCCGTAAGCAGTTCCGTCCTATCGGAATTAATCGCAATCTAGAAACACATATTTTACAAATTCGCTCCAATATGCCAACTGATATTATAGGTATCCACTGGTTAGCCTTTGGACCAAATACTTTTAATGCACTCGTCCCTTTTTACGCTTCTGTTAACCAAACCCCTGCTTGTTATCGTGAGACACCCACAATATTTAATCCAAACTATATGTTTTGGTTAAGCACACTCACAGCAGTTCTTGGTGATAGTCACTATGACTCATATAAGAATCTAGCAACGGACACAGAACAACAGGTACTCGCCGCTTGCCGTTATATTCAATATCAAACCGATCAAGAGTATCTCAATCATGATAAAACCTTACCTAATTTAGAAGCGGTGAATCAAAAAATGGCTGACTTAGCCTTCGCACACGCCAATACACTGTTAGGAAAAATGACGGAGAAAGGCTTTGGTGAAATGACCTTAAGCTTTCCCCTCGCAGATTAA
- the mazE gene encoding type II toxin-antitoxin system PemI/MazE family antitoxin has translation MLETKTQNQGKSVVITLPNAENIELVAGKKYLVTYHENGTIMLTPKIDNPFKDIDEGSFYEADLWEEMTARGGEIIDD, from the coding sequence ATGCTTGAAACCAAGACCCAAAACCAAGGAAAATCAGTTGTCATCACACTCCCAAACGCTGAAAATATCGAACTAGTCGCTGGGAAAAAATATCTCGTGACTTATCATGAAAATGGAACTATTATGCTAACCCCAAAAATTGATAACCCCTTTAAAGATATAGACGAAGGAAGCTTTTATGAGGCTGATTTATGGGAAGAAATGACTGCTCGTGGAGGCGAAATAATCGATGACTAA
- a CDS encoding type II toxin-antitoxin system PemK/MazF family toxin, whose amino-acid sequence MTKPHIPHKGDIVWIDFDPSTGVEIKKRRPALVVSNYDFNLSTKFAIVCPITSTEKNYPTRYNLAKDYQTKGQVVISQIKSLDYTQRHVEFIERIHASDLTMIDQIMAYIF is encoded by the coding sequence ATGACTAAACCACATATTCCGCATAAAGGAGATATTGTTTGGATTGACTTTGACCCTTCAACGGGTGTAGAAATAAAAAAACGTCGTCCTGCCTTAGTTGTGTCCAACTACGACTTTAATTTATCAACTAAATTTGCGATTGTCTGTCCCATCACATCAACTGAAAAAAACTACCCAACACGTTATAATCTAGCAAAAGACTACCAAACGAAAGGACAAGTCGTAATCTCGCAAATCAAATCACTCGACTACACCCAGCGTCATGTTGAATTTATTGAAAGAATTCATGCCTCTGACTTAACCATGATTGATCAAATTATGGCATATATTTTTTAA
- a CDS encoding PLP-dependent aminotransferase family protein: MWQLDKQSTQPLYQQIIQLIQIKIERGDLVSGDKLPSERQLANWLSVNRSTVIRAFDELTATGILERRRGSGTHIANLPKEVDLGLGLTWRHYIKQGRQGTKGQFQAQVNALLENNESTIIDGYSSDLPLALIPELTIPNMSWHDLIQKSRQQEALGVLALRQAIVAMMSDEMGVSLDVNQVMVTYGGQQAIFLLLHALLRQGDTVAVGTPSFFYSLPMFKVLGIKTVGIPLTRDGLDLGAFELACQNQTIKCLFINSSFQNPTGVTMSLANRQAVIKLCQIYQVLIVEDDVFGLLRFPETVRVPLLYELAPERVLYIGSLTKVLGPTLQIGWLVAPSYLLKQLTQVRDAWELDVNSYSQVIATHALQDNFSEQLKQLRQGLEKRAQQFTTQLIRELGHKFVCQPITGGYYLWVTYLGRPLTVTDWRQMLTCSFFVMPSFLMTDSRQACRINLARLSPQDMPLAIKSLHELVQVWENS, encoded by the coding sequence ATGTGGCAATTAGATAAACAGTCTACCCAACCGCTGTATCAACAGATAATTCAACTAATACAAATAAAGATTGAGCGAGGAGACCTGGTCTCTGGTGATAAATTACCGTCTGAGCGACAATTAGCAAATTGGCTTAGTGTCAATCGTTCAACGGTTATTCGTGCGTTTGATGAGTTAACGGCAACTGGTATCTTGGAACGACGTCGAGGCAGTGGGACTCATATTGCTAATCTACCCAAAGAGGTTGATTTGGGTCTTGGTTTAACGTGGCGTCATTATATTAAACAGGGGCGACAGGGGACAAAGGGCCAGTTCCAAGCACAAGTAAATGCCTTACTTGAAAACAATGAATCGACAATTATTGATGGTTATTCGTCAGATTTACCATTGGCTTTAATTCCAGAGTTGACTATTCCAAATATGAGTTGGCATGACTTGATTCAAAAAAGCCGTCAACAAGAAGCACTTGGTGTTTTAGCTTTGCGTCAAGCAATTGTAGCGATGATGAGTGATGAGATGGGTGTCAGCTTGGATGTTAATCAAGTTATGGTAACTTATGGAGGTCAACAGGCCATTTTTTTACTGCTTCATGCACTACTACGTCAAGGGGATACTGTTGCAGTTGGTACACCGTCATTTTTTTATTCACTACCGATGTTTAAAGTTTTGGGTATTAAAACTGTAGGGATTCCTTTGACTCGAGATGGTTTGGATTTAGGAGCGTTTGAGTTGGCTTGTCAAAATCAGACGATTAAATGCCTATTTATTAATTCATCGTTTCAAAATCCAACTGGTGTGACAATGAGCCTGGCTAATCGGCAGGCTGTTATCAAGTTGTGTCAAATATACCAAGTATTGATTGTAGAAGATGATGTTTTTGGCTTATTACGTTTTCCTGAAACAGTACGTGTGCCATTACTCTATGAGTTAGCGCCTGAGCGTGTGTTGTATATTGGCTCATTAACAAAAGTCTTGGGTCCGACGCTTCAAATCGGGTGGCTTGTCGCACCAAGTTATCTGCTGAAACAATTGACGCAAGTCCGTGATGCTTGGGAGCTTGATGTGAATAGTTATTCGCAAGTGATAGCAACTCATGCGCTACAGGATAATTTTTCAGAGCAATTAAAGCAGTTACGTCAAGGACTTGAAAAACGGGCCCAACAGTTTACAACTCAGCTAATACGAGAATTAGGTCACAAATTTGTTTGTCAACCAATTACAGGTGGGTATTATTTGTGGGTGACGTATTTAGGGAGACCGTTGACTGTGACAGATTGGCGTCAGATGTTGACGTGTTCATTTTTTGTCATGCCTAGTTTTCTAATGACAGATAGTCGGCAAGCCTGTCGGATTAATTTAGCGAGACTTTCACCACAGGATATGCCTCTGGCAATTAAGTCTTTACATGAGTTAGTACAAGTTTGGGAAAACTCTTAA
- the thiD gene encoding bifunctional hydroxymethylpyrimidine kinase/phosphomethylpyrimidine kinase, whose protein sequence is MIPKILTIAGSDAGGGAGIQADLKTFQEFNAFGISAITSVVTFNPDTLGSDVFLMPSESVDKQLITGFSADHLAAIKIGMLGQTENIAQVAYYLQKHKPAHLVIDPVMAVKSTTDLFQSRNVADLVRRLFPLATVVTPNLIEAQVLAQMPAFNTLDQLKRAAKTIHDLGPKYVVIKGGSRFPGDQALDLLYDGTNFTMLTSPKLDTDTTHGAGCSFAATITAGLANGLTVKQATYQAKDYVHVGIQQGVYLNKHVGYLWHGAYRNQLLKKETESHDEY, encoded by the coding sequence ATGATTCCAAAGATACTCACAATCGCCGGCTCTGATGCTGGTGGAGGGGCTGGCATTCAAGCAGACCTCAAAACCTTTCAAGAATTTAACGCATTTGGTATTAGCGCGATCACCAGTGTGGTGACCTTTAATCCAGATACGCTTGGTAGCGATGTTTTCTTAATGCCATCCGAAAGTGTCGATAAACAACTAATAACAGGCTTTTCTGCCGACCATCTAGCTGCCATTAAAATTGGGATGTTAGGTCAAACAGAAAATATTGCTCAGGTGGCATATTATTTACAAAAACATAAACCAGCTCACTTAGTTATCGATCCCGTTATGGCAGTCAAAAGTACAACTGACTTGTTTCAATCACGAAATGTCGCTGATCTTGTCCGACGGCTCTTTCCTCTTGCGACTGTTGTGACACCAAATTTAATCGAAGCCCAGGTCTTAGCCCAAATGCCGGCATTTAATACATTAGACCAACTAAAACGTGCAGCCAAAACGATTCACGACTTAGGTCCTAAATATGTTGTCATCAAAGGCGGGAGTCGCTTTCCAGGTGACCAAGCACTTGACCTACTCTATGATGGTACAAACTTTACCATGCTGACATCACCCAAACTCGATACCGATACGACACATGGTGCGGGCTGTTCTTTTGCTGCCACAATTACTGCCGGATTAGCTAATGGGTTGACTGTAAAACAAGCCACCTACCAAGCCAAAGACTATGTCCATGTAGGCATCCAACAAGGCGTCTATCTCAATAAGCACGTCGGCTATCTATGGCACGGTGCCTATCGTAACCAATTATTAAAAAAGGAGACTGAATCACATGACGAATACTAA
- a CDS encoding ECF transporter S component, with protein sequence MTNTNFSTRKIVAIALFAALVTIATTIRIPLPALVGQPFIHLGSSVFILAVLLLGVLPGAIAGSLGFVIFDVLNGFAAEAPYFILECFIIAGILSLVLRSTQFAKQPTTPKLILLTVVAGIAKLGMTFLKNTVMALVLGATVPVAVTSSISALYITLINAIAAVIIVSLLYFPLRTILDRTLGK encoded by the coding sequence ATGACGAATACTAATTTTTCTACACGTAAAATCGTTGCAATTGCGCTCTTTGCAGCATTAGTTACCATTGCAACGACTATCCGTATTCCACTGCCTGCATTAGTTGGACAACCATTTATCCATTTAGGAAGCAGTGTTTTTATTTTAGCTGTGTTGTTACTTGGCGTTCTTCCGGGTGCCATTGCTGGTAGTCTAGGTTTTGTCATTTTTGATGTCTTGAATGGTTTTGCTGCTGAAGCACCATATTTTATTTTAGAATGCTTTATCATTGCTGGTATCCTAAGCCTAGTTCTTAGAAGCACACAGTTCGCCAAGCAACCAACAACACCTAAGCTAATTTTACTAACAGTAGTAGCTGGTATTGCTAAGTTAGGAATGACCTTCTTAAAAAATACCGTTATGGCACTTGTACTCGGTGCAACGGTACCTGTCGCTGTCACAAGTAGTATCTCTGCTTTATATATCACACTAATCAATGCCATTGCCGCAGTCATTATTGTGAGTTTACTTTATTTCCCATTACGGACTATCCTAGATCGGACGTTGGGAAAGTAA
- a CDS encoding methylated-DNA--[protein]-cysteine S-methyltransferase → MYYQQWYESSLGRLRLVCSDDALVGIWFEGQMYEGVGYDLQAIPVQTTPIIMQTIRWLDVYFSGQQPSLDGLSLAPNVTAFRRRVLACLQMVPYGETVTYQWLADCLAETGPKTAARAIGGAVGHNPLAIIIPCHRVIGSSGRLTGYAGGIDRKIDLLVLEGHDREQLEKMR, encoded by the coding sequence ATGTACTATCAACAATGGTATGAATCATCACTTGGTAGGTTACGATTAGTGTGCTCAGACGATGCATTAGTTGGTATCTGGTTTGAGGGACAAATGTATGAGGGAGTTGGATATGATCTTCAAGCAATTCCGGTACAAACGACACCGATTATCATGCAAACAATTCGATGGTTAGATGTATATTTTTCAGGTCAACAACCGAGTTTAGATGGGTTATCCTTAGCACCAAATGTAACGGCCTTTCGTCGACGTGTCTTGGCGTGTTTACAAATGGTGCCTTACGGTGAGACAGTGACTTATCAATGGTTAGCTGATTGTTTAGCAGAAACAGGTCCCAAGACAGCTGCACGTGCGATAGGTGGTGCAGTAGGACATAATCCGCTCGCTATAATTATTCCATGCCATCGGGTGATTGGGAGTAGTGGTCGCTTGACCGGCTATGCGGGTGGTATCGACCGGAAAATTGATTTATTAGTATTGGAAGGGCATGACCGTGAGCAGTTGGAGAAGATGCGGTAA
- a CDS encoding IS3 family transposase (programmed frameshift), which translates to MLERKPRRTFTKEFKQQMVDLYQSGKPRIDIIRDYELTPSTFDRWVKQGTTTGSFKEKDNLTPEQKELIKLRKELKMLEMENDILKQAALIFGPKRQVIKANKHKYSISAMCRVLKISRQTYYYQEKKPLLESELEEIVEMIFRQNKKAYGARKIKKALSLEGIILSRRKIRRIMRHRNLVSVYTKAYFKVVSSNVNESKITNQLKRHFNSVMPLEKVVADLTYVKVGNRWHYVCLILDLFNREIIGFSCGASKDAELVKQAFYTIPYALTNIQLFHTDRGKEFDNQVIDTILNTFNIKRSLSRKGNPWDNAVAESTYKSFKAEFVYPNQFETLKELSVALYDYVHWWNHFRIHGALNYVTPLSIRAQRLAIASLEDESNCDTCEIAG; encoded by the exons ATGTTAGAACGTAAACCAAGAAGAACTTTTACCAAAGAATTTAAACAACAAATGGTAGATCTTTACCAATCAGGAAAACCTAGAATAGATATTATTCGTGACTATGAGTTAACTCCTTCAACTTTTGATAGGTGGGTAAAACAAGGAACAACCACAGGTTCATTCAAAGAAAAAGATAATTTAACACCTGAACAAAAGGAATTAATCAAACTCAGAAAAGAACTTAAAATGCTTGAAATGGAAAATGATATTTTAAAGCAAGCGGCGCTGATATTCGGAC CGAAAAGGCAAGTAATTAAAGCCAACAAACATAAATATTCTATATCAGCGATGTGCCGAGTCCTTAAAATATCAAGACAAACTTACTATTATCAGGAAAAGAAGCCATTACTAGAAAGTGAACTAGAAGAAATTGTGGAAATGATTTTTCGCCAAAATAAAAAAGCTTATGGCGCTCGTAAAATAAAAAAAGCACTTAGTTTAGAAGGCATCATTCTCAGTAGAAGAAAAATTAGAAGGATTATGCGACACAGAAACCTCGTTTCTGTGTATACGAAAGCTTATTTTAAGGTGGTATCTTCTAATGTGAATGAGTCTAAAATAACCAATCAATTAAAACGTCATTTTAACTCCGTTATGCCATTAGAAAAAGTTGTCGCCGATTTAACTTATGTCAAGGTTGGCAATCGTTGGCACTATGTCTGTTTAATTCTTGATTTATTTAATCGAGAAATCATTGGATTTAGTTGTGGGGCATCAAAAGATGCCGAATTAGTTAAACAGGCATTTTATACGATTCCGTACGCCTTAACAAACATTCAGTTGTTTCATACTGATAGAGGAAAAGAATTTGATAACCAAGTGATTGATACCATACTAAATACATTTAATATCAAGCGATCGTTGAGTAGAAAAGGAAATCCCTGGGATAATGCCGTCGCCGAGTCAACTTATAAATCCTTTAAAGCAGAGTTCGTTTATCCCAATCAGTTTGAGACACTAAAAGAATTATCTGTGGCTCTTTATGACTATGTTCATTGGTGGAATCATTTCAGAATACACGGAGCATTGAATTATGTCACTCCGCTTAGTATCAGAGCTCAGAGATTAGCGATAGCTTCCCTTGAGGATGAGTCAAACTGTGATACGTGTGAGATAGCGGGTTGA
- a CDS encoding tyrosine-type recombinase/integrase yields MLRKWKKEQALELLQFGINTKRKDQLIFTYINADGKINQPLHADYSNNIMRKLEKKYQFKHVTIHGLRHTHATLLLEGGASIKETQDRLGHKNAETTLNTYSHVTEKAQRNAVDKFISYTGL; encoded by the coding sequence ATGTTAAGGAAATGGAAGAAAGAACAGGCTTTAGAACTACTACAATTTGGGATAAATACTAAAAGAAAAGATCAGTTAATTTTCACTTATATAAATGCTGATGGAAAAATAAATCAACCCCTGCACGCTGACTATTCAAATAACATCATGCGTAAATTAGAAAAGAAATATCAATTTAAACATGTAACAATTCACGGATTACGACATACACATGCTACTTTACTTTTAGAAGGTGGGGCTAGCATTAAAGAAACACAAGATAGACTAGGTCATAAAAATGCCGAAACAACGCTAAACACATATTCTCATGTAACTGAGAAAGCACAACGAAATGCAGTTGATAAATTCATTTCGTACACTGGATTATAG
- a CDS encoding AAA family ATPase, translated as MAKSGKIILARAGSGKTYHIANAFDEKKSVLFITFTNQNVANIKKEIRQRFNNIIPNNIEVITYTSFLYSWIISPLEAVLPFENIRSRGVDIFKEPVPHTNPPTKGYIKDDKIGHYLNPANNRYYASRLSKLIIKNKKILKPLIEERLSLLVDTIYIDEFQDFKGEDFDLLMLLMKSKKVYTVAVGDFYQHSVAMTSSKSGKPYKKQKVFLTEEEFCLSLPKSLEFDREVLKKSRRVPSNICSAIEKKLGIDILSCNEQKGSFKYIIDIDELEQLLIDEGCVKLVYRKASAFPYQPAINWSYCKGDTYSKVLVILTEPYKKFSEENYIIPKNTSQAEVNKLYVALTRSNNELYICTKSLFDLFNKQRIEKGE; from the coding sequence ATGGCTAAATCAGGTAAAATAATCCTTGCAAGAGCAGGTTCGGGGAAAACGTATCATATTGCTAATGCATTTGATGAGAAAAAATCAGTTTTGTTTATTACTTTCACCAATCAAAACGTGGCGAATATAAAAAAAGAAATTAGGCAGAGATTTAATAATATTATTCCCAACAATATTGAAGTAATCACATATACTAGCTTCTTATATTCATGGATTATTAGTCCGTTAGAGGCAGTTCTACCATTTGAAAATATCAGAAGTAGAGGTGTAGATATTTTTAAAGAACCAGTTCCTCATACAAACCCACCAACAAAAGGATATATTAAAGATGATAAGATTGGACACTACTTAAATCCAGCTAATAATAGATACTATGCTAGTCGACTATCGAAGTTGATAATAAAAAATAAAAAGATACTAAAACCTTTGATTGAAGAAAGATTATCATTGCTTGTTGACACAATATATATTGATGAGTTTCAAGATTTTAAAGGGGAAGATTTTGATTTATTAATGTTATTGATGAAATCAAAAAAAGTTTATACAGTTGCTGTAGGAGATTTTTATCAACACTCTGTTGCTATGACATCTTCTAAAAGTGGTAAACCTTATAAAAAACAAAAAGTATTTCTTACTGAGGAAGAGTTTTGTTTATCACTACCTAAATCATTAGAATTTGATAGAGAAGTATTAAAGAAAAGCAGAAGAGTTCCAAGCAATATTTGTTCAGCTATTGAAAAGAAGTTAGGTATAGATATACTATCTTGTAATGAGCAAAAAGGAAGCTTTAAGTATATTATTGATATTGATGAATTAGAACAACTTTTAATTGATGAAGGATGCGTGAAATTAGTTTATCGAAAAGCTTCAGCTTTTCCATATCAACCTGCTATCAATTGGAGTTATTGTAAAGGAGATACTTATTCAAAAGTTTTAGTAATATTAACAGAACCATATAAAAAATTTAGTGAGGAAAATTATATAATTCCTAAGAACACTAGTCAAGCTGAAGTAAATAAATTATATGTAGCTTTAACTCGAAGTAATAATGAGCTATATATATGTACCAAAAGTCTTTTTGACTTATTCAATAAACAAAGAATTGAAAAAGGAGAATGA